One genomic region from Yamadazyma tenuis chromosome 4, complete sequence encodes:
- a CDS encoding uncharacterized protein (COG:I; EggNog:ENOG503Q12X; MEROPS:MER0034961), translating into MLSLKFLSRLLTLPFVIVKTTIEYYTVGTIYSKTNKEFNTLYKNVHLSVENHLANKFYLSDIPIVVYQPMASIIKKFSSNPMITAGHLKHYGERFNDHSFWIHKNNDSKHVLVYYHGGGYALSCFDAQIAGFIAIFYALPAEVRDSLSLLIVDYSLTFQPNSKFPRQIFEALEIHAKLLQEKFTDIHLIGDSAGGNLALAILRFLNYPEETGYFDQFKEYDFKQFEGLKIQPKSCILVSPWVQPLHITSNRKNINNVGDLGARNTVMGEWYIGDTPNDEKLANWVSFSKIDATRFDKIQQLKDNKSIVIYGGREVLTDGIEDFLETINSFGDVKHYIEEGGIHVGLFYVESLDFLGSGGAKAVNGEFEGKFSYNIVSDFLTPLITHS; encoded by the coding sequence ATGTTGTCATTGAAATTCCTTTCAAGACTATTGACGCTTCCATTCGTCATCGTCAAAACTACAATTGAGTACTACACCGTGGGGACTATCTATtccaaaacaaacaaagagttcaatACCTTATACAAAAATGTTCACCTCTCAGTTGAAAACCACTTGGCGAACAAGTTCTATCTTTCGGACATTCCAATTGTGGTATACCAGCCAATGGCTCTGATTATTAAAAAGTTTTCCTCAAATCCCATGATTACAGCTGGGCATTTGAAGCACTACGGCGAGAGATTTAATGATCACAGCTTttggatccacaaaaataACGATTCAAAGCATGTACTTGTTTATTATCATGGTGGTGGTTATGCCTTAAGCTGTTTTGATGCCCAAATAGCTGGGTTCATCGCCATTTTCTATGCCTTACCGGCGGAAGTCCGTGATAGTTTATCCCTTTTAATTGTGGACTATAGTTTAACTTTCCAACCCAACAGCAAATTTCCCAGACAAATATTTGAAGCATTGGAAATTCATGCCAAACTTTTGCAAGAAAAGTTCACGGATATTCACTTGATTGGAGACTCGGCAGGAGGAAACTTAGCATTGGCCATTTTGAGATTCTTGAACTATCCAGAAGAAACCGGCTATTTTGACCAATTTAAAGAATATGACTTCAAACAGTTTGAGGGACTAAAAATTCAACCCAAATCTTGTATTCTCGTTAGTCCGTGGGTTCAACCTTTGCATATTACTTCAAATAGAAAGAACATTAATAATGTGGGTGACTTAGGTGCTAGAAACACCGTTATGGGAGAATGGTATATTGGTGATACTCCTAACGATGAGAAATTGGCCAATTGGGTATCGTTTTCAAAGATTGATGCTACCAGGTTTGATAAAATACAACAATTAAAGGACAATAAGAGTATTGTTATATACGGAGGAAGAGAAGTTTTAACAGATGGTATTGaagatttccttgaaaCTATTAACAGTTTCGGAGATGTAAAACATtatattgaagaaggaggCATCCACGTCGGGTTATTCTACGTGGAAAGTTTAGATTTCTTGGGTTCAGGAGGTGCCAAGGCAGTAAATGGCGAATTTGAAGGGAAATTCTCTTACAATATTGTGTCGGACTTCCTTACTCCACTTATCACGCACAGTTAG
- a CDS encoding uncharacterized protein (CAZy:GH76; COG:G; EggNog:ENOG503PV90) produces the protein MRFFWLSLASFTCIAAVVIPSPLAVVGRRDLGEYSTSIQAIATESPQYDPSDLAKEMSTNLVNLFYANESNNWSDYCHSTSMPVVWQVAVAGKVMTNTKKPEYLDKAISALNNYRNASGGYSASMSRNGEIYTDDNAQIAWIYAQAYENTKYSKYQNENQNITDFIDGYTTRGGGILWSISGTYIASISTLEEAVAALKLYSSKKDSKYLDIAKANVNWVIDNLLENSTDFIWDGMNQDGSINEGKLTYTIGTMISSCAYLAYYGDSDRDWKAIGVQFGVQFIAGGALNNQFFTNGHINDIIERSHLLFVGIADLVAMTVPTSSYEYDAYQAFKRLVTRESRNLYDEYTSVVRNSSCPTNEYQSLLKYSSLAQVFYENFQTRNKALKVFSASTAGDTDIYNDDNAQVAWAFIEGYKVTGNSEYLQTAKDIVSFLMTQVDKNGGVIWHYKDDYIASISTIEAALAAIRLYGITKDKTLLTFTKTCLSFAYTYFQDPSDKLFYDGLSKSQYSDINKGKLTYTVGCALSVLSELYKYDSSNSDEWISKIKDLADATTYKLGAFYNGNGFWNNQMKYVHLLYVGFSDIFEMDYDFSSYKPEVSRQAAFIQGFLKDSDSMFFSSISRSTYTMVERYESSFNETVDQTEPVMCSGTAEKSLMDNASVLQIFYQMSRCL, from the exons GTCCGATCTTGCAAAAGAGATGAGCACCAATTTGGTCAATCTCTTTTATGCAAATGAATCGAACAACTGGTCAGACTATTGCCACTCAACTTCCATGCCGGTGGTGTGGCAAGTAGCAGTTGCTGGAAAAGTCATGACAAACACAAAGAAACCCGAGTATTTGGATAAGGCAATATCAGCGTTGAACAATTACCGCAATGCTTCTGGTGGGTATTCAGCCAGCATGTCAAGGAATGGTGAAATATATACTGATGACAATGCCCAAATAGCGTGGATCTATGCCCAAGCATATGAAAATACCAAATATTCCAAATACCAAAATGAGAATCAAAATATCACCGACTTCATTGATGGTTATACAACACGAGGTGGAGGAATTTTATGGCTGATATCTGGTACATACATTGCCCTGATTTCtactttggaagaagcagtGGCAGCATTGAAATTGTATTCTTCCAAAAAGGACTCAAAATATTTAGACATTGCCAAAGCTAATGTGAATTGGGTAATAGATAATCTACTTGAGAATAGCACCGATTTTATTTGGGATGGTATGAATCAAGATGGTAGTATCAATGAAGGGAAACTCACGTACACAATTGGAACCATGATATCTTCTTGTGCTTATTTGGCCTATTATGGTGATTCTGATAGAGACTGGAAGGCCATTGGGGTTCAGTTTGGAGTTCAGTTCATTGCGGGTGGTGCTTTAAATAACCagttcttcaccaatggtCATATAAATGACATTATTGAAAGATCCCATTTGTTGTTTGTTGGGATTGCTGATTTAGTTGCCATGACTGtcccaacttcaagttatGAATATGATGCCTACCAAGCTTTTAAGCGATTAGTCACTCGTGAGTCAAGAAACCTTTACGATGAATACACCAGTGTGGTGAGAAACTCTTCCTGCCCCACTAATGAGTatcaaagtcttttgaAATACTCCTCATTAGCACAGGTGTTTTATGAG AATTTCCAAACCAGA AATAAAGCTTTGAAAGTCTTCTCTGCCAGTACGGCTGGAGACACAGACATTTacaatgatgataatgcTCAAGTTGCATGGGCTTTTATTGAAGGGTACAAGGTTACAGGGAATAGTGAATACCTTCAGACTGCCAAAGATATCGTCCTGTTTCTTATGACCCAAGTTGATAAGAATGGAGGAGTAATCTGGCACTACAAAGATGATTATATTGCAtccatttccaccattgAGGCCGCTCTTGCAGCCATTAGGTTATATGGGATCACCAAGGACAAAACCCTTTTAACGTTTACTAAGACCTGCTTGTCGTTTGCATACACTTATTTCCAGGATCCTTCTGATAAGCTATTCTATGATGGGTTGAGTAAGTCTCAGTATTCAGATATCAACAAGGGAAAACTCACCTACACTGTCGGTTGTGCATTGAGTGTACTCAGTGAACTTTATAAATATGATTCTTCTAATTCAGATGAATGGATTTCAAAGATCAAGGATCTAGCTGATGCTACCACCTATAAACTAGGGGCTTTCTATAACGGTAATGGATTTTGGAATAATCAGATGAAATATGTTCACTTATTGTATGTTGGATTCTCTGACATTTTTGAGATGGATTACGATTTCTCTTCTTACAAGCCAGAAGTATCCCGTCAAGCAGCTTTTATACAAGGCTTTCTCAAAGATCTGGACAGCATGTTTTTCAGTTCTATTTCTCGCAGCACTTATACTATGGTTGAAAGGTATGAAAGTTCTTTCAATGAGACTGTCGATCAAACAGAGCCAGTCATGTGTCTGGGAACAGCAGAGAAATCACTTATGGATAATGCTTCAGTATTGCAGATATTTTACCAAATGTCCCGATGTTTGTAG